A genomic stretch from Polyangium spumosum includes:
- a CDS encoding zinc-binding dehydrogenase: MSDAMQALTYDRETDPWESSTGLRKTEVERPRIDEASDYHDRSMVLIKPIMTGFCGSDRGIWFRTAFKDMIFKSLERDKKATRVIGHELLGRVVELGTDAKRHHGLEVGDVVTTESHIPCGVCYQCRIGDTHVCADDKIIGISEDGCFAELVKLPAKNLWRTDITKIRPEVAAIQEPFGNAVHACTKVNLRGKRVAIVGCGTIGLFAVAIARAMGANYIIGVEPLENHAEMARRLGADVVLRPQKGAPDRPHASDPELTERIRKLTDGVGVDVALEMSGVNSSVNNAIHAVRRGGDVILFGLKSGDAVIENFDRLIVDGISLHSVIGRRIFETWHITRHLLESRDPNIHDLIWEVILKRGEGTMFDFRDYDPTTFEKAITTFPKVVIRY, encoded by the coding sequence ACCACGACCGGTCGATGGTGCTCATCAAGCCCATCATGACCGGCTTCTGCGGCTCGGACCGCGGCATCTGGTTCCGCACGGCCTTCAAGGACATGATCTTCAAGTCGCTCGAGCGCGACAAGAAGGCGACCCGCGTGATCGGCCACGAGCTGCTCGGCCGCGTGGTGGAGCTCGGCACGGACGCGAAGCGGCACCACGGGCTCGAGGTCGGCGACGTGGTGACGACGGAGAGCCACATCCCCTGCGGCGTCTGTTACCAGTGCCGGATCGGCGACACGCACGTCTGCGCCGACGACAAGATCATCGGCATCAGCGAGGACGGCTGCTTCGCCGAGCTCGTGAAGCTGCCGGCGAAGAACCTCTGGCGCACGGACATCACGAAGATCCGGCCGGAGGTGGCGGCGATCCAGGAGCCGTTCGGCAACGCGGTGCACGCGTGCACGAAGGTGAACCTGCGCGGCAAGCGCGTTGCGATCGTCGGGTGCGGGACGATCGGCCTGTTCGCGGTGGCGATCGCGCGGGCGATGGGCGCGAACTACATCATCGGCGTCGAGCCGCTGGAGAACCACGCGGAGATGGCGCGGCGGCTCGGCGCGGACGTGGTGCTAAGGCCGCAGAAGGGCGCGCCGGACCGGCCCCACGCGAGTGATCCGGAGCTGACGGAGCGGATCCGGAAGCTGACGGACGGCGTCGGCGTGGACGTGGCGCTGGAGATGAGCGGCGTGAACTCGAGCGTGAACAACGCCATCCACGCGGTTCGTCGCGGCGGCGACGTGATCCTGTTCGGGCTGAAGAGCGGCGACGCGGTGATCGAGAACTTCGATCGGCTGATCGTCGACGGGATCAGCCTGCACAGCGTGATCGGCCGTCGGATCTTCGAGACGTGGCACATCACGCGGCACCTCCTGGAGTCGCGCGACCCGAACATCCACGACCTCATCTGGGAGGTCATCCTGAAGCGCGGCGAGGGGACGATGTTCGACTTCCGCGACTACGACCCGACGACGTTCGAGAAGGCGATCACGACCTTCCCGAAGGTCGTCATCCGCTACTGA